CCGAAGGATCTAGCCTGGGGCACGAACGAGCCAGGGCGCGGCAGCGGTCACGAACGCAGAGGCCTCGGCTCCGCTGGGGCGAATGAATTCGCGGCAACCACGGCCCGAAGTCCGCCTTCGCGGACTGCATCCGCGGCTGTGGATCGCCGCCCCACCGAACGCGCTGCGTCCGCACCTCCGCGGCCTGTCCCGCGCCATGGCGGGGCACAAAGGTGGAACAAACCGTGCACAAGCCTGGCCCGCTTTCTCGCCGCGCCGGGTATCCCATCCGTCAGGCCTCCGCATCCGCCGAAAGGCCAGTCGTGAAATCTCTTCCCAGAATCAGCTCGCGCCTGCGCGTGGCTGCCGCAGCCACCGTCGTCCTTGCCGTCGCCGCGGGCGGGCTGCTGGCGTCGGACCACAAGGACGGGCCCATCACCACCGACAATCCTGCCATCGACATCGCCGACGTGTACGCGTTCGTCAGCCCCACCAATCGCGAAAACCTGGTGCTGGTGATGAACGTCCACGGCTTCATCCCGCCGGCCGAGGCCGGGGCGGTGTCGTTCGACTCGCGGCTCCTGTACGAGTTCAAGATCGATACGAACGGCGACGCGGTGGAGGACCGGGTGATCCAGGCCCACGTCACGGGCGCCGGTACGGGCCAGACGATCCACTTCCGCGGGCCGGCGGCGCCTGCAATGGCAGGCACCACGAGCGAGATGCTCTCCGGCGGCGGGATGGTGTCGGTGCCTTTCACCTCCACAGGTGAGGCGCGCACGGCCCGCGGCGGCGGCATGACGGCGTTCGCCGGGGTGCGCGACGATCCGTTCTTCTTCGACTTCGCGCGCTACCAGCAGATCGTGGGCGGCACCGCGGACGCCTTCCGCGAGCCGGGGATGGACACCTTCGCCGGCACCAACGTGCTGGTGATGGCGGTGGAGGTTCCCGTGGCGTCCATCGGCGGGGGGCCGCGGCTGGGCGTGTGGGGCACGATCAGCCGGCCGGGCGGGGCGCGGGTCAGCAAGGACGCGGGCGGCGGCGGCGCGCGGT
This Longimicrobium sp. DNA region includes the following protein-coding sequences:
- a CDS encoding DUF4331 family protein, yielding MKSLPRISSRLRVAAAATVVLAVAAGGLLASDHKDGPITTDNPAIDIADVYAFVSPTNRENLVLVMNVHGFIPPAEAGAVSFDSRLLYEFKIDTNGDAVEDRVIQAHVTGAGTGQTIHFRGPAAPAMAGTTSEMLSGGGMVSVPFTSTGEARTARGGGMTAFAGVRDDPFFFDFARYQQIVGGTADAFREPGMDTFAGTNVLVMAVEVPVASIGGGPRLGVWGTISRPGGARVSKDAGGGGARYHQVDRHGVPGNAVVFIPKPQVPDYNRAAPSGDRRDYRDEVVARLMEFGQTREGANRIADMVLPDLLTIDTSRPTAYPNGRAPADDVITANLMTVFGTNDKLNDDHVDANDKAFTGAFPFLAAPHTR